The Deinococcus betulae DNA segment CTACGCCACCCAGCACCGGGTGTTCAACGGCGGTGTGCTAGGGGGATACGCCGCCGTGCAGACCTACTTCCGGCGCAAATGGTGGGGCATCCGCCGCCTCAATGTACTGGCCCTCTGCCGAGAACTGGACATCGCACCGGACCAGCGCAGCGCCTGGCTTGAAGGTGCACGCGCCTATATCGCGCTGTTCTGGCAGACCTGCGAACACCGAAGCGCGTCGGCCGCGGACTGACGGCAGAGGGCGCGGCGGACGGGGCCGCCGCAGGGGCCGCGCGAGGAGGTGAAGATATGTGGACGTGGCTTAACTGGATGCCCTTCTGGTCGCCGCCCTCCGAGCTGAACATCGGCTCGGAATGGCAGATGCTCTAAGCGCCCGAGGCCTACAACAGTGGGCCTCTCTTTTTTTGAGGTGCGCATGCGCGGAATGTTGAAGTTTTATCGGTTCCTCCTGGCACTGCTGCTGTGCAGCGGCCTGGGCCTGATCGGTCTGGCAGTGTGGCAACTCCATGCGGGGCCGGCCAATGTCGAGTTGATGCTAGGCAAATTCGCAGGCGGCATGGCCCTGGTGCATGTTTGGGCGCTGGGCGTGCCGGTCGTGAAGCGGTTCGAAGGTCGCGCCGTCCCGGCGCAGAGGTAGTGCAGGAGGCGTAGATGCAACCACTGTTTGTCCAGTCCGGCGAGCGGCACCTCTGCACGGTGCCGCTCGCCGACATTGAGCCCCCGCCGCTGCGGGGCACGCGGAACCCCATCGGGCCGAGTGTCAAAGAATTCGGCATCCTCACGCCACTGGAACTCTACGCGGCTCCTCCTGACTGCGCCTTCCGGTACCGCGTCTCCGCGGGGACACGCCGCTTCCATACGGCGGTGGCCGCTGGCTTGGAGACAGTACCTGCTTTCGTCAGCACCGATGCCCAGACCGCGGCCGACATCACCGGCATCGAGAACCTCGGCCGCTCCAACAATCCAGTTGCAGAAGCCCTGGCGCTGCGGGAGAAGCTGGCCCAGGGCTATGACCTGAAGGCGGTGGCGCGGCTATGGGGCGCGCCGCAAGGCACCTTGAAGAAACGGGCGAAGCTCTTGGAGTTGCCAGACTGGGTGCTCCTGGCGGTGGGCGAGCAGGTGGCGGTCAGTGTGGTGGAGGCTCTGGCGGCTATGCGAGAGCCCTACCGGACCGAGGCCGTCGAAGCGTTGCAGCGGAAGCTGGCCGACCCCAGCGCCCAGTTCACGGCTGATGATCTGAAAGCCACCCGCGTCGCCGAGGAACAGGACTTGAGTGCACTCCTCGGCACGGCGCTGCTGGACGCGCCGGCCCCGTTGGTCCAGGTGAATGCCGCCGCCGATCTGGCTGCCCGCGTCCAGGCCATGGCCCGCAACGAGGGCGTTGCACTTGAAGACTTGCTGCTGGCGCTGCGCCCCAGCCCCCCAGTGCCAGAACCGGAAGGGGTGAAAACTCCTCTCCCGAGCACCCTCACTGTAGGCGGGCCGCCGTCACGCATTCGGATGAACCGCCCAGGCGCGGCGTAGGGGCCAGGAAGGGGCCTGGGCGCGTCTGGCCCCTCCCTGCCCGCCGGGCACCATTCTTCCGCCTCTTCCTGACCCGCACAGGCGGCGCCAGTGACCGCACCGGAGCTCTGCATGACCGGACCTTCCCAACTTCCAGTAGAAGCGCACGTAGACCTGCTCAGCGGCCCGCTGGCGACCCTACTGGCGACTGTGGCCGCGCTGCCCATCTCTGCCCGTCCAGGGCTGACCCTGACTCTGCACGGGGCGTGCCTGAGCTGGCAGCAGACGCCGACCCACAGATCGCCGTGGGTGATGATGACCTACCTCAATGCGGACGAGGCCGTCAGCGCGGTGCTCGCAGCCCGGCCACCAGAGGTCTGCGCCACGTGGTCACACCGGTTTGAACCTCCGGGGCTCGCCGCGCTGCGCCGCGCTTCAGCTCTCCGCCAGCTGCTCGGGCCCTGGGCGGCGGTTGAACTGCGAGGCGACCTGGCGTACCACCGTCTCATCCGTGGCCCCTGTTCCGTCCACAGAACCCTCTTGCCCACACTGAGGTTGGACCGGGCACCACGAGGCCCAGTCGCCGCCCTTCACTGGTGCGACTGATCTCGGCCAGGGTCGCGCGCCCAGCGCGCTCGTGAAGCGCCGGAGGGCGACATGAACGGACAGGCTCAAGGCGGACGGCGGCTGTGTGGCCAGGGACGAATTCTCGGAGGCTGGTACCTGGAGTGCGCGGTGAGCCGCAGCGGCACGCACCCACTGGATCACTTTCTGGTGGACTTCCCCACCCTGGTGCCGGCGAATCTCCATATCAGTCCCCTGGGCGTGACCCTCTGGACAGATGCCCAGAACGTCACGCATGTGATCGACGTGGTCGGTGAGCAGCACTATCCCTTTGTGCCGGATTTCTGGGAAGAAGCGCGGCGCATGGGCTTTTCCCGGAAGGTCTCGCCGACTCTTCAGGTGGGCAAACTCAGTGCAGCCAGCCGGTTCCTCTTCATCCATGCCAAGGCCCTGATCGCCAATCCAGAGGACTTAGCACCTTACCTGGACGGCACCCACCTGTGTCCCACCCACAAAGGGCACGCCCACGACACCAGCTGCACTGGGCTTCATTGGCAGGTCACACCTGGTGCGGGGACAGACGGCCGCACCCGGTTCCTGGCGGAGGGCGAATACACCCTCCGCGGACAATTGCGGGCCGGGGCACCTGCCCCCCGGTATGCCCGCGCCATCTTTGCCTCGGTGCCCATCACCGGTATCAGCCATGTGGTCGGCCAGTCGGGCCTTCAGGGCGCCCACCAGGGACAGTTTGCGGCGGCGCAGCACAGTGGCCTCCCGGTCTACGCGGTGCCGGTATGACGCTGACCTCCATGGCGGCGCTGCGCCTCACCGCAAGCACGCTTCGGCAGGAGGGCGCCCGGCCAGACAGCCAGCGGCTCAGCGCCTTTGTGCAGGAACTCAGTGCGTTCTTCCACAACGCGCCGCTGGACGAGCTGGCCGCCGCCGCCTGGCCAGCGGTCGGTGATTCGGTGGCCTCCTTGGGCGAGGTCCTGCAGCACACGCCCGAGCCCGAGGCCCAGCAGCGCGCTCTCCGAACCGAAGCGCGGCAACGGATCTTGCACGAGCTTCTTCCGCTCCCCTGACCGGGAGTGCGCCTTCACAGGAGGCGCGCCCAGTGGGCGCGGCGTCACCGCATGCCCTTACACACTGACGCGGCCACTGCACCACCAACCTCATCCCCACAAGCCGCGCGGTCCTGCCGCAGCTGTGGCGGGGCGCAGGACTACTCCTTTGACCTGTGTGAGGTCTGTGCCGAGCAGGCGTACGAGGCCGAAACCTGGCGCCTGCTGGACGAGTATCAGGCGCAGCTGGACAGACGGAGCGAACCGTGACGGTGGATGGTCTCACCCGATTTGACCGCGCGTTTGACGCGGCCGCGGCCGTCTGTGTCGCTGTCAGGGTGCCGCTTGCCAGGGAAGGCGTTTGGCTCGAGGCCCTGCGCGCCAGTGGACTCTCCGCCGAGCAGTCGGAAGCTGACGACACACACCTGACCTGTTACGTCCGGCCCAACATCGCATCCCACCTCATGACGGCGCTGCTGTTCCTGGGCACCCACCACGGCACTGTAACTCTCCCGAACACCGAGCGGGGCCAGCAAATTGCCGCTTGGTTGCCCCGCTCTCAGTTGAGTCGCCAGGCCGTCAGCCAGATCCTGTCGCCCTCACCCCATGGCCAGAGAAGTCGCGCCTGACGGCGCGGCCTGAAGGCAACAGGAGGATGTTATGTCTGAATCAGCGCTGTCCGTCTCCACTGCACCCGCTTTCGTCCTGGTCACCCCGCACACCACCTACCTCGCCCACTGCGCCACCGAGGGCCTGGCCGAACGCGCCGCCGCGGTGCTCAACACGCACTACGGGCCCGGCAGCGTTTTGGTGCAACCCGCAACAGGCCAGGAGCGTGACGCTCAGGGCTGCGCGCTGGAGCTGCTCTCCCGTGACCAGGACACGGAGCTGGTGGTGGCCGCCCAGGCCACGCTGGACGTCCACGCGGCCGTCTTCGTGCGCAACGTTCATACCTTGCGCGGCCTGGTCTGGGACGGCCTTCGATTGATTCAGGGCATTCCCGTCGCCTCTACCCTGTGTGCTGAGAAAACACTGGCCCTGATGGAGCAGTACTTGCCCTTCTGACCCCAGAGTCGCCCCTGACGGGGCAGGGGACGGCCATGATGTATCTGGCCGCCACGTCCAGCAGTCTGCACGGGGCTCACCCCCGGATTCACGTCATGACCGGGCCACGCACGGGCGGCCTGCGCCCACTGGGAGAAGGCCGCCTCTGGGCCTCGGATAACGATGCCTACAGCGGCCGCTTCTGCCCTGAGCGCTTTGGGCGTCACCTGCAGCGGCTGCTGCCCCATGCCCAGCGGTGCCTGTTTGTCGCGGCCCCCGACTTTCCGGGTGACCCGGACAGCACCCTGGCCTGCTGGCGGGCCTGCATGCCCCACCTGGCCCTTGAGTTCCCATATCCCTTTGCGTTCGTGGCCCAGACCGGCTGCGTGCCCGAGGATATTCCAGGCGACGCAGGCGCCCTGTTTCTGGCAGGCCACGACGCCTGGCGAGAAGGCCAGGCTGGCGCCGACTTGATCCAGCACGCCCGCGAGGCGCTGGGGCTCCACGTTCACATCGGGCGGGTCAACAGCGCCTCGCGACTGCGCCACTTTGCTGGTCTCGGGGCGCACAGTGCAGACGGCACGTACTTGAGCTACCAGGGCGTCACGCGCGGCCTGGCCGTCATTGGCCGGTGGCTCGATCAGACGCCAGGCGTCGCCCCCTGACGGGGGCACCCGGGCAGGCGGAGGAACTTCATGACCAATTTCTGGGGTGCCGTGACCCGTATCGCCTACAGCCACACCAAATCGCAGGCCGTCTGGCCCTCGCTCGCGCATCAGGCCCCGATTCCAGACGCGTGCCACTCCAGGTTGAAAGACACGGACCAGCCCAGTGTGGTCGGCTTGGGCGTGGTTGTGGGCATCTGTGCCCTGCTGCGGGGCGAGGTGTTCCTCAGCCAGGCTGCCGATGAGGTCACCGTCTGCTACATGTCAACGGCAGCGTCGTCGGCCACCAGGCGCCGGATGCGCGCACACCTGGCGCGGCCCTCCGGCCTGCACCTGCAAGGTGGCGTCGGGCGCACCGGCCCTTTCGTGCTGGCCGTGGCCACCGCGGTGCTGGCCCAGCCCCCGGCCCTCCAGGAGATCACTGAACGCTGGTGGGCCCTGATCGGCGAACTGACGCGCGTGCGCGGCGCTCGCACCACTGCCGAGCCGAGCTTCAGCGCCGCCGACCTGCGGCACGCCAGCAACGATCCTCAGGCCACACAGGCCTTGATGGCCCTGGTGGACAGCGT contains these protein-coding regions:
- a CDS encoding ParB/RepB/Spo0J family partition protein is translated as MQPLFVQSGERHLCTVPLADIEPPPLRGTRNPIGPSVKEFGILTPLELYAAPPDCAFRYRVSAGTRRFHTAVAAGLETVPAFVSTDAQTAADITGIENLGRSNNPVAEALALREKLAQGYDLKAVARLWGAPQGTLKKRAKLLELPDWVLLAVGEQVAVSVVEALAAMREPYRTEAVEALQRKLADPSAQFTADDLKATRVAEEQDLSALLGTALLDAPAPLVQVNAAADLAARVQAMARNEGVALEDLLLALRPSPPVPEPEGVKTPLPSTLTVGGPPSRIRMNRPGAA